ACTactcactgtaaaaaaaaaaaaagcttttgcACATCATACACACCgttaaaatgttttgttttaaaacaatgttttttcatATGTCTTTGCAGGTGTTTTTTTGTAAGATAGCTCAACTTGCATAAAGTGCATGCAAATGGAATGGCCGACCTTCTGTATGAATCAATCGATGGCGTTTCAGACTCCGCcttctgctaaaacctttgccaCAGTCTCGGCAAGGGAAAGGGCGCTCTCCTGTGTGTGCTCTCATATGTTCTTTCATTCGAAACAGCATCAGGAAATCCTTACCACATATTTCACAAAGATAGGGTTCCTGAGTGGGGGGTGTATCGGAGGTTATAAGGTTTAAAGAGCTGTGGGACTGTGgaatctctgtctcactctcccttgTTGCCAGAGAGCTGCTGCTATCTGATGGATCAACATCCCTTTGGTGCTGGTTTGGATCGACTCCCTCATTTGACTCCCTCAAGTCTTGCTGTGGTCTCTGAAAGCACTCTTTTTTATGCTCCCTCAAATGAGAGTTCTTTATGAAATTTCCTCCACAGCCCAGGCACTGGTAAGGGAGCTGGCCATGTTGGGATTTGAGGTGCTTTCTCATAAAAAATGTACTGTCAAAAGTATTGTGACACAAGCGGCATGTTCTGGCTTTGACGGACTCCTTGGGTTGGAGACTTGGAGTGGGATGGCGCTCTTTCCTATGTGCTTTGAAATTAATCTTCCTCTTGAAATTCTCTCCACAGCAGAGGCATTGGTAAGGGAGCTGAGCATGTTTGGAATTCAGGTGCGTTCGCATTAAAGCTATACTGTTGAAAGTCTTGTGACACAGACTGCATGTTCTGGCTCTGAAAGAGTATCTTTGATTGCAACGAACATTGGAAGTGTTGTGGGGCTGGgatgtctccatctcctcctcaaaAGATGGTGTAAACGTGTTAACCTCTTCCAGTTGAGCTGCCTCCTCACGAGCATACTGCAGATGTTTCTGTAAGTTCTCCTGATGTTCAAAGCTTTGCAAACACTGGGTGCACTGGTAAGTGCATGATCTCCAGTGTGCTTTCAAATCGTGTCCTTTAATGAATGTTTTATTACACATCGAGCAAAAGTGGCACCTCTTTGCAGCTAAGCACACTTCAGGTTCTTTCAAATTAGACCTTTTCTCGTGGGATCTCATGTGTGCGGTCAACCCCCTTGCTCCAATGAAGGTCTTCTTGcacagagagcaagagaagagCTTTCTCACTGCCAAGCACACTTTTTTATGCTCCTTCAAATTACACCTTTCCTCAAACTTTTCTCCACAGCTGAGGCAGGAAAACATTGTGGGCAGTTTTTCTTATGTTCCTTCAAATGACATTTCCTCTTAAAATGTTCTCCACAATCGCGGCACTGGTAAGGGAGCTGATCATGTTGGGATTTTAGGTGCTTTCTCATTAAATATGGGCTGCCGAAAGTCTTGTTACACAAATGGCATGTTCTGGCTTTGGATGACAGAGTGGGATGGCACTCTGCCTTATGTTCCCTTAAATGAAACTTTCTCTCAAATTGTTCTCCACAGTCAAGGCACTGGTAAATGAGCTGATCATGTTTGAAAATCATGTGCTTTCTCATTGAATATACAGTATAGAAAGTCTTGTGACACACGTGACATGTTCTGGATTTGGAGGACTGTCTGGATTTGGAGGACAGTCTTGGAGTGGGACAAACTTCGGAGGTTGTTGGGCTCAGGGGTGAAGTGCCATGGGGCTGGGATATCTCTATCCCATCCTCAAAAGATGTAGACATGTTAAGCTCTTCAAAAGACTGGTAAGGACTCTGCTCAGTGTGAGATCTCATGTGTGCCATCAAATCTTCTGTGTCAATAAAATTCTTCCCACATAAAGAGCACATTTTGACACGCTTGCTTCTGTTAGATTTCCCCATTATATAGGATGGGTCAGGCGTCAAAGAATACTGAGGTACACTCTTTATCCTCAATGTTGGAGAGGACACAGGTAACGGCATATCAGCAAGGTCAAGTCTGTGCAGCAGGACTGTGGGCTGAAGGAACAGACAGGAAGTAGATAAGCTAGAACTCTCCTGTACTTCCAGTTGGCTGCTGTGAGGGTTTCTTTGGATTTTCAGCCTACTGTCAGTTTGAGGTTGGTGAAAATGGCTGTTCATTTCTGACTCGTTGACAGATGAGGCAGAGCTTAGAATGTTCATAAACCCCTGCATAGGATCTGACTTGATCTCTGTTTCAAAGATTTCAACTGTTTCTAGGAGCGAGAGTGACAGCGAGCTTTGGTTGTCACCCGAAGATAGAGGTGAGGACAAGAAAACACAAGTCTATATCAAAACATGCAAGTCAAACATTAGAAATTTTATATATCAAACCCAGATCCTACTTTTGTAGTTTTAGGACACAAATCAATGTCTTGACATTCACAAGGATGAAAACCTTAACTCCCTTTTTACATGTATTGAAAGCAGTAACTCCCTTCTATGTACTCTGAACATTTCATGACTCTAGGACTAAGAAAATGTATTCTAAATAGCTTCTGAAGATTCATAATTTTATGTTTGTTAATGATAAATTATGGCATTTTTTTCAATTTTCTGAAATAATCTGTTTTGGAGATAGAGGTTTCCTTCCGACAGCGACAAAAAAGCTCCACGTAACATAAATACAATGGATAGCGTTCTTTTAATTTTCTAAGTCTACCTCTTACCATTGTTGTCCAGATGTCTATATGGCTTGTGGTACTGGAGAAGGGTCTTCAATGGCTCAGGGTGACACACTGACTGCACGCACTCCTCTAGAACGGAGTGGTCCGGTAGGAACCATGCTGCAGTCTATTGGAAAGAGGAATGACTTTAAAAGAGCATTAGACAAAAGTTATCATATGCATGCATAGTTTTGTATAAAAACATGCATGAAAGTAGGCTGATGGTAATAACATGTTAGTATGGTACCTGATGAAGGGTTGGTGTCGGAAGCAGCTTCTCCAGCCTAGAAAGGAAGTCCCACACCAGACTCTGCAGTGTGGACTCATACTTGGGTCCAAATTCCTCTAGAAAAACAGTCTAAGAAGTAAACAAGAAGAAAATGGTCCATGCTTTGAGTAATATTTTATGTTAACCTACTCCAAGTGAAAGAAAGATAGAACGCCACGTCTTTCTGAATAACTTATCAGCTACACAGTCAGTGACAACACCGACCTGGAAAAAGTGTTCCCTCTTAACCGGGTCTTCCAGCAGGCTTTGAATCAGCTTCAGGAAGTTGGATTTTGATGCCTCCACCTCTGGATCAGGAGTCTTCAGCAAGCATTACACACAGTCTCAATTTAACTAGCCAATGTATACCACCAGCAGAGTTATCAGTCATGATTGTACACTGAGTAGCAGCACTCACCTCATTTTTACTAGGAGTGATGATACAGGTCCTCATCCTGTTCAGGTGTGGCTGGATGGTCTCGGGGTCGACTAGCTGATCTGTACGACACAACTCCAGAACCAGCTGATAGAGTGAAAATTCAATAAGTTACACATGCAAGTTAAGAGACTGTATGCATTATACGCCCTGTgctaccccatccctcctctccttttccatcCATGCCATCTCTCACCTGTGCCCGCAGCCCCATGATGAGTTGGACTCGCTCTCTGTAACTCATCAGATTAGGAACTACCTCCAACACAGTGGTGACAAACTCCTCCACCAAGCCATAGTCCATTATGTCTCTCCGCTGAACAACTTGCCACAGAGCTGCAGACGCCAGACGCAGTGGAGGAACAAAAAGGAGCAAATACGACAGTGGAAGAGGTCCATCTACACAAAGCACAAATTCAGAAAGTTAGCTTGATGACAAAGACAACGTTAAGTAGATCCTAACAATGTCAACAATATTAGGTGGCCCTAACAACGTTAACAATGTTCGGTGTGCAAGCAGTTATAGGACTATTTGAGCTATGTGTGAAAATGTATTGACAAGTCCACTGATAGATTACATTTAATTACTATGAAGTGACATATTGTTGTTGTTTGTACTATGGCCTTGGTCGAAAAAAAAAACACCTTTAACCTAGACTATAGCTAGTGTATAATAAGTGGTACTAcacagtagaggtcgaccgattatgattttccaGCGCTGATACTgacaccgattattggaggacgaaaaaagccgataccgattaatcggccgatttttatatatatgtaataatgacaattacaacaagtctgaatgaacaatgaacacttattttaacttaataaataaaatcaatttagtctcaaataaataatgaaacatgttcaatatggtttaaataatgcaaaaacaaagtgttggagaagaaagtaaaagtgcaatatgtgccatgtaaaaacgctaacatttaagttcctcgctcagaacatgagaacatatgaaagctggtggttccttttaacatgagtcttcaatattcccaggtaagaagttttaggttgtagttattataggaattataggactatttctctctataccatttgtatttcattaacctttgactattggatgttcttataggcactttagtattgccagtgtaacttCCGTCCcactcctcgctcctccctgggctcgaaccaggaacacaacgacaacagccaccctcgaagtagcgttacccatgcagagcaaggggaacaaccactccaagtctcagagcgagtgatgtttgaaacgctattagcgcgcaccccgctaactaaatagccatttcacattggttacaccagcctcatctcgggagttgataggcttgaagtcataaacagcgcaatgcttgacgcacaacgaagagctgctggcaaagcgcacgaaagtgctgtttgaatgaatgcttacgagcctgctgctgcctaccaccactcagtaagactgctctatcaaatcatagacttagttatagcataaaaaaacatagaaatacgagccttaggccattaatatggtcgaatccggaaactatcatctcgaaaacaagacgtttattctttcagtgaaatacggaacagttccgtattttatctaaggggtggcatccattagtctaaatattcctgttacattgaacaaccttcaatgttatgccaTAATTACGTaagattctggcaaattaggAGGGCCAAAccagtgttgccaactcctcagtaaggaaagtagctattggctgtcctaaaagtccCTGGAAGTCACTAAATGACGCCATCACCTAATTTGCATAATCGGCCATGTGCATATAATTGTGATGGACgctgtaggagagaggaataacGTCGTAGGAGAGACAAGTGAATAAAAAACACACTAAATATGTCTAGAACTACAAATGAACTTTCTTCTGTCGATTCTTGGGTTTTTTTACGTCACAATTCCAACCCTCATTTATCCGGGCTTGGGACCAGCAAAAGTgacccaaaatattttttttgtttcgTTTTCTTAATTTGGTTTGGTTTTTAACCTTGTGGTACACTTAGGAGCCTACAAcaagtcacagtaaaacatgaacatttttaaccataacattttttacatttgttttataaCAATCTAAATGGACCAAAAAGTGACAATAGAAAAAACTGTCAATGACAATGTGAGAAGATTATGGTAACTAGTCTGGCCCTAATTCAGGTTATTTTTTTCAAGactcccctccacacacacacacacacacacacactgtgctggCTCACAGAAAGAGTGGGTCATCGTCATTTTGGTCAAGGCTCTCTATGGCAGGTTCAGCAACTGAGGTTCAGCAAGGAGCTTGGCTATTTTTTCTATTTCTCCAAGGCTCTTGTGCTTTAGTGTCCTCCACATTAAAAACTGACATGTCCTGCAATTCTTAAATGTTGTCGGGCAGTCTCatcctcaactcattagtgagggAAATGGTGAAGGCTACACACCGCTTTCGGGCATTGTTTCCATCCTCAGGCGCAAGGTGGAGCTCAGTTGCCTTTGACTCAAAAAGGTAACCAAGTGTTatgcacgcctctatgaagagggaacgcaacaccctgctacaactaaactctccgtgaagtgaaaaaggtatggactgtagatgcaagtaagaatgacaacaggcagaatgtggtaccgtttacaaggacattattccttcacacggtaatatggggaaaaggggctggacggaaccaaagcaaagaaagtaaatctcaaagccccccccctctcctatcttacctgcctacccactacttacctaatttagcaccacctggtgccctaaccaaaatacagggggtggtccgcccaggtcttacctagtgtgcctagacagcgaatatgctacgggtatatgtatgcccgtgggcctcttgcctaagcactccctaggtgccttccccttcccccttgggaacaaatgaaacagaatattaaacaatttcacaaacaaactaagaaacaaaggacatcaaataagctctatctgagcaacaaactcacaaaacataccaactctcagcaaaatctctgcaatgacctcccagaaaaaTCTCTTGCAAATCTACCTCCAGCAAAATCTCTTTCCTACAAAATTCTCTAGCAAATCTACTTCCAGCaaaattctctctctcctgaacagaacactggcatttatatatcttcagatggaatgggtcattggagacagctgtcttgacgagggggcggggtcagctctccaattagccatggagtcgaccaatcagctgcttgagggatttcaggaagccattttcctgaaataaacacatgcaaatacacaaactacaacacataaactggggaacgtaacaccaAGGTACGGTTTGGACTGATGTATCCATCTATTGGCCCTTTGAGTACATCAACATTTGCCAGTGGATTCAGCACCCTGCTGCTCACAAACTTGATCAGGCTAACCAAGCTGTCAAGTAGCTTAAGAGGATCTACTTGCTCTCCCTCAAAAGCCTTGATGGCTAACTGTTCCTCAACCAGCACTGACTTCAAAAAAGTCAGATACAATGTTTTGAGGATCACTTTACATGGAGTATAAAACCTCAGCCATGGACTTGGTGATTGCGAAATGCAGCCTAAGCTCCTCCCACTGGTCCAAAATGCATGAAACCGCAGGTTCAATGAAGAGCCAACGTGTGGCACACACCTTGGTTATCTGTAAAGGTTTCTCCCCACAGTTGATAGTCTCATATATGGCCATGTAGGCCTCTCTGCGCTTTGGAGACACTGAAAACCAGTTATAAGTCTCTCGTACCAAGTACTCCACACTACAGGGGATGGTGTCATTGGAAGCATGACTTACAGCAAGCTGCAGAGAGTGGCGCACACAGCGAATAAGAACCAGATATGTGAAGCCATACTCCTCCTTCAGCACTTTATGGACCCCATTGTTAATCCCCATCATAACAGAGGCATTGTCAGTCCCTATCCCCAGGAGTTTCTTTTTTAAGACAACACTTCGAGGAAAGCCACAACAGCAGGGGCTATAGATTTGGCATCGCCTCCCTCCAACTCAATAAGCCCCAGAAATGTTGATACAATTGTCTGCTTGGTGTCACTAAAGTACCTTATCACAACCCCCAGGTACTGAGAAACACTTACATCTGTGGACTCATCGAGGAGGAGGCTGAAACGCTAGTCACCCACATCTGGGAGCAACTTTTTCAGAAAGTATGGTGCTAGAACACCATTAATCATTTCTGTGCACTTTGAAGTGGGTAGCAGCAGTGGAGTCTGAGAAAGCAGCTCTACATGCTTCCCCAATGTGATCACATGCCAGCATGGAACAGTGTTCAGCGATAGCTAATGCCACGGTGGTCTCAGTCTTTTTTGCAGTCAATTTTTTTAACCATAAATGGCAGGCAGCTTGTTTTGGGTGGAACTGTTATAAGGCTTTTGCCTTTTGAGTATGTTTTGAGTTGTCATGCGTTTTTTTACATCACTAAGTTTGGCGTAGAAATCAGCCTTACAATACAGGCAGTATGTCCGTGTATCATCTCCAAtaaacggcttcaaccagccttcGATTtcagggtttgattcccactcctTTCTGTATTTTTCAGTGTACAGTTTAGACTAAGACATGAAGAGCTAGCCAGCTAGATGTTTAGCTTATGTCACAGAGAGGCACACAAACAGTGGACAAGGTGAGTAAGTGACTGAGTCAAATGcagtgatttattttagacaaaaAACATTTTACATCCTGCCCTGAATGTAAGCCAGGGTGGGATCAGCCAGTGGTGGCTTCTCCCGCATGCGCGATTCATTTGCAATCTGGAtgaggggtgaacatctcctgctctgactgctgcGGGAGGACTGGGCCCGCCTGTGAGTGCTTTGGGACAGTGTGGGGCCCACGGAGTAAGAACAATACGTGCTATCACATCAGagtctccaataacaccagaaaaaGTTGCTAGATTTGTCACTAgtcaattttttttgaaaatgtgtctctagaggggtctgaatactgctAAATATAGCGACAAAGTAGCTCAATTGGGAGACTAACTCTGCTTACACTGAAAGCAAGAGAATTAACACAATTGCAGGCACCacattatatgcaacgcaggacaagctagttaaactagtaatatcatcaaccatgtgtagttaactagtgattatgttaaaattgtattttataaaataactttaatgctagctagcaatttaccatGGCTCCTTTCAGTCTGCActcgtaacaggtggtcagcctgccacgcagtctcctcgtggattgcaatataATCGGCCGTAATCGGCACCCAAAAATGCCTATTACACagtatgaaaacttgaaatctgc
This DNA window, taken from Oncorhynchus nerka isolate Pitt River linkage group LG23, Oner_Uvic_2.0, whole genome shotgun sequence, encodes the following:
- the LOC135563954 gene encoding zinc finger protein 596-like encodes the protein MRSHEKRSNLKEPEVCLAAKRCHFCSMCNKTFIKGHDLKAHWRSCTYQCTQCLQSFEHQENLQKHLQYAREEAAQLEEVNTFTPSFEEEMETSQPHNTSNVRCNQRYSFRARTCSLCHKTFNSIALMRTHLNSKHAQLPYQCLCCGENFKRKINFKAHRKERHPTPSLQPKESVKARTCRLCHNTFDSTFFMRKHLKSQHGQLPYQCLGCGGNFIKNSHLREHKKECFQRPQQDLRESNEGVDPNQHQRDVDPSDSSSSLATRESETEIPQSHSSLNLITSDTPPTQEPYLCEICGKDFLMLFRMKEHMRAHTGERPFPCRDCGKGFSRRRSLKRHRLIHTEGRPFHLHALYAS
- the LOC135559463 gene encoding zinc finger protein 658B-like; its protein translation is MQGFMNILSSASSVNESEMNSHFHQPQTDSRLKIQRNPHSSQLEVQESSSLSTSCLFLQPTVLLHRLDLADMPLPVSSPTLRIKSVPQYSLTPDPSYIMGKSNRSKRVKMCSLCGKNFIDTEDLMAHMRSHTEQSPYQSFEELNMSTSFEDGIEISQPHGTSPLSPTTSEVCPTPRLSSKSRQSSKSRTCHVCHKTFYTVYSMRKHMIFKHDQLIYQCLDCGEQFERKFHLREHKAECHPTLSSKARTCHLCNKTFGSPYLMRKHLKSQHDQLPYQCRDCGEHFKRKCHLKEHKKNCPQCFPASAVEKSLRKGVI